ACCGTCAGTAAATTGTTGAGCGAGGAGTGCGAGTTGCGCAGAGGCAGATGCTGAGAATTGATCTGCGATGGTTTGTGGGTCATTCGCTTTGGTGAGGGAAAGGAGCTGGCGGATGAGTTGCTGTTTTGATGAGGTTTCATCCGGTGTAGCTGTTTTTTCCTCGGAAGACTCAGAAGAGGGAGGGGGAGACGGAGGTTGTGGTGATGAGTTTTGGGATTCAGATTCGGGTGTGTTTTTATTATCTGTGTTTTCAGTGACTTCTTCAGGGGGTGGAGTTGATTGTTCGCTATCTGTAGCAAAAGAGATCTTCGGATTGAGGCTGAAAAGTAATGTGAATAAAAAGGCCAAGAAAATAGAACGTGAAATTTTCATGTGTAAATTCCTAGCCGTTAAGTGATGAGAAGCAAGTCTGCCCTTTTACGTTTCAAGAGGGAGAGGTAGGCAGCAACTAAAGAAGCGAATAAAATTAAGGTGGAAGAATCTCCGTTGAAATGGCGTATCTCGGAAACGGATTAAAGGGATCTGTGTAATAGTGATGCTGAATAGGACCCCTAGGGGTAAGGCGATGGTCTTCGAGAAGTTTCATGAGTTCTTTTTCTTTTTTGGCAAAGGTGCGGTAGCCCGCAAATTGTAAAAACCCACCAAACGATAGATGTGCCACAGTAACGGGTCGTGTCCGTGAGAGAATGATGGATGAGCTATCGGGTTTAGGCAAAGCTTCAAAGGAAAGGTGTTGAGGCATCACAAAGGCCATTGTTCCTGCATGAGCAGGGGAAGAAGCTGAATCAGGGGCGGGAGTGTAAATGACGGGAGCGGTCATGGCGATTTTTTGCTGGGCTTGGTTCTTCCCAAAAATATATGAGGCAAGAGAACGGAATCCTTGGTTTAGTATGGAACGGTAGGATTCACCTTGGACTTGAATTTGCGCGAGGTTGGCTGAGGGATAATTGCGGATTTCCAATGGTCCGTATTTTTTGATGAGGGTGTAGGGTTGCTCTTCTACTGCTTGTAGTGATGAGAGGAGAGCTGCAAAGAGACAAAGTAGTAAGCTTACTGAGCTTTTTTGAAGAACTAAAAATGGGTGATTCATTTTATATCTGAAAATTCGATGATCAATTTTCCATAACGAGCTTCTTGAGTCCCGCTAAGTCAAGTTTTCCTGAAGCAAGAACAGGAATCTTATCCACCAATTTGACACGGCGAGGGATCCAGAGGTTAGGAAGCCCTGCTTCAGTATGTAAACGGTGGCGCATCTCGTCCCAGTTGAGTTCACGGGTGGTCACGAGAATCAAGGCTTCTCCTTTTTCTTCATCGGGAAGGCTGACGATGGCAAACTCAACTGCTGAGTCTTCATTTACCGCAGGATACAAGCGGTGTAGCGCATCCTCGATCGTTCCATGAGGCACCATTTCTCCGGCTATTTTTGAAAAGCGTGAAATGCGTCCTTCAATAAATAAAAATCCATCTTTATCCAATCGTGCTATATCTCCTGTGATAAACCATCCATCGTGAAATACCGTTTCAGTTCGTTCTGGGTCTTGAAAGTATCCGTTAAAGACATTCGCACCTTTTAGCCAGAGTATGCCTGTCTGATCAAAGCCAAGGAATTTGCCAGTGTCTGAATCTACGATCCTAGCCGTGATGCCTGGCAGCAGTCGGCCTACGCTTCCTTTTCTTGAACCCTCTTGCGGCTGGTCTGCATCAATGTTTTTGGGAGGATCGGGAAGATTAACGCTCACGACTGGGCTTGTCTCAGTAAGACCATATCCTTCGTAGATCTTGATATTAAATTTGTTTTCAAACGCCCGAGCTAGATCTGATGGCAATTTTTCAGCGCCTGTGATTACTGCTCGCAACGACTTGAAGGATTCGTGGGGTGTCCGTTTCAAATGACCTCTCAAGAATGTAGGCGTGCTTATGAGTAAGGTGATTTTTTCTTCTTTGACTGCCTCGGCGATGGCCTTTGTATCAAGCGGTGAAGGCAATGTAACGATCGGGACGCCGCAAGCAAGAGGATACCAAAGTGTAACGGTGAAACCGAAACTGTGGAAGATCGGTAGGCAGGCCAAAACTTTATCCGTTTTCTGAATGACATTCACGTGTGCGATCTGCTCGATGTTTGCGATGATATTTCGATGAGTCAGCGGCACGCCTTTGGGTTCTCCGACACTGCCGCTTGTGAAGAGCAACCCCGCTTCTTTTTGGCCGCCATGGCGCGGGATACCTAGTAGGTAACCGAGTGTAGATCTAAACAGATGAGCCAAAACAAGCCATTTCAAAACTTGTTTTTTGCCGCAAGCCTTGATTTCTTCGGAGATATCAAGACAACGGTAAAGGTTTTCGTCGTTCCAAGGAAACTCAGGGAAGCGCTTTTTAAGAGCTTCGGCAGTAATTATCGTGCGGATTCCCGATCGTCGGATACACGATGTAGCAGCCGTTTTGCCCATTGTGTAATTCAAGTTGACTGGCACAATATTTAAGAACTGAAGGGCTAAATTTGTCGCATGACCGCCGATACCGGGAGGCAACACCACTCCGACGCGATTCTCTCCTTTTAGGAGTTTTTTCCAACGCTTGGATAGAGCGATAGCCAAGGCAAGGAAGGTTCCGGCTTTCAAACGACGCACCTGTTCGGGGTTTGTGCGGTCTATGATAATTTCAAGGAGGCTGTGTTTGATTAAGCCTTTGAAACATCTCCATGCTAAATGCCCATTAAGCTCTGGACGCTTGGAGAAGGCGGCTTGGTCACCATCCATCATAGCCCATCGCGCTTCTTCTGCTGTTGCTTGCTGGGCTGCTAACGGCTCACCGATATGCACCCGCACATGATACGGCAAACGGTGGGGCCATTTCCAGAAATATCGCCCACCTTTAAATGAAAAAATTGATCCCCATAACGAATCGATTGTAACGGGGATGACAGGTTTCCCGCTTCGCCGAGCGATAAGTTCAAAACCGCGCTCGAGCCTCAATAAAAGGCCGATGCGTGTGAGTTGTCCTTCAGGGAATATCGCGACTAACTCGCCTCGACGTAAGGCATCTGTAGCTGTGCGAATCGCCTCTTTTGAGTGCTGTGGAGAAATAGAAAGCACACCAAATATCCTAAGTAGCAGGCCCAAGATGGGCTGTTTATGAAACCATTCAAACGCTATAAAACGTATGCGCTTGCGAATAGCTAATCCCAGTATGATTGCATCCACATAACTCACATGGTTGCATATTAACAAAGCACCATTTGAAGGGATGCGTTCGAGCCCGAAAACTTCTATTCGGTAAAAAATTTTGCCCAACATGATCGCAATAAGTCTCAACACACCCTCAGGAAGCAATCCAACAACATAGTAGGCCACACCAACACTAATAGGCACTAAGGCCATTACCTGTGTTGTGCCGTCCCATTTCAAAGTGATTGCCATGAAATATTGTAAAGCGATAGTCGCTACTCCGATGAGGCTAGTGAGGAGATTACTAGCTGCCATGATGCGTCCGCGCTCCTCCTCACCCGCACGGTCTTGAAGGTAAGTGTTCAAAGGCACAATGATGAATGCGCCAAATAGTCCGACTGCTATTAAAGCAAGATGAATAGATAAACTGTCTATCGTCGCTAAGCTGACTGCCACCAATCCACCGACCACTCCAACTGCTCCGACTGCGACGAGGCCGAGCTCGAGCATCTTGCGACAAATATATCCAGCCCACAGGCAACCGATCACCAATCCACTGCCTAGGCAGCAGAGCAGCACGCCGATCATCGTGCCGGCGCCCGTTACATTTTCAGAGTGATACTCACGGCACTCCTGCCACAAGATTAAAAAGAGCAGATTCCCAAGCGCGAAAAAATAGGCTACGCCTAACGCAGCAAGTCGGAAATCACGTCTCGACCAGAGGCGACGAAGTTGTTCAAAGTGTTCCCAAAAAAGAGAGGCTCTGAATTTTTCCTGAGGAGCGCGTGCCTCCGTAAAACGGACTTGAATAAAAACCCACCACGCAAGCAGGGCTCCTGCAGATAGAATTAACATGCCCCATAAAGCACCCACCCATGCCTGTTTGTTGGCGTGATGAGTGAGAACGTCGAACAGCCATCCTCCTGCGAAGCCGCCGAGTAAAATTGCAGTGATGGTTAGCATCTCCATCCATCCCACAGCGCGGATGAGACGCTCGGATCCGACAATTTCCTTGAGGATGCCCATCTTAGCGGGAGAAAAAATGGCTACTTGCACCGCAAGCAATCCAAATCCTGCTATCGCCCAATCTAAATGATGGGTCCAGACGGCGGCTAAAAGCCATCCCATTGCAATGATTTGGCCGATCAGAGACCAGTTTAATACATGGCTTTTTGAATATCGATCCGCCAACCAACCCGCAAACGGGCTTAGTAGAATTGTCGGCACAACAAGGAGCGCGGCCATTAAGGTCGTAGCAAGTTGCTTTTGTTCTTCGTTGGGAAGGACGGCGGCCGCAAGGGCCATAAGCAACATCTTAGCAGCGTTGTCATTGAAGGCGACTTGTGTCTGCGCAAAAAGCAAGCGCCAAAGACAACTGCGATAAGCCATATCCAGCCCTCAAAATATAATTTCAGGCTGATAAACAAAGCTTTTTTAGCGCTGAGAAATCTCGCCTCATGCGGAGGAGAGCTACGTAAATGCTCAGTTTGATGAGGCGCTTCTTAAGCTCGCTTTAATAACCAAGTGCTTAAAAAGTTAAACGTAAGCCCGCATAGTAAGTGCGGCCATCTGCCGGCTCTATGCCGTCGGATCGCACGCGAGAATAGTATTTCCGATCGAAAACGTTATTGACGCCAAAAATCAGCGTAGCCGTATCACGATAGATTTTCATCTCTCCTGTGAAGTCGAATACGGCAAAGGCAGGAATGGTGCTCACACCATTAGCCGGGAGATTCGAGTCTTGCCAAAATTGACCTCCGATAATCTGACCCGTGAACGAAAGTTTGAGCTTATCTTTGTAGTTATAAATAGGGCCGATCTTGACTAGGTAATCTGGCGCATAATCAGGTCGTTTGCCGTCGAGCGGGCCAGAGTGAAATTTTGCATCGAGAAGCTGGCCATTGGCTGATAAAATAAGGCTTCCTAAGCGGTCGGAGAAGTCGCCCTTTTTGGATAGTTGATCAACAAGTGCTGAGAGATCTAGCTCGAGAGCGCCTTCCCAGCCGCGGTAGTAGGCATCGCCGCTGTTGCGAAACTGACTGATTCCAGGCGCAACGGTAAAGCTTCCGAATTGGTTTTCATAGTTTATCCAAAAGAGGCTGGCGTCATATCGAAGCCAAGACCATGGCGTGCCGCGGGCTCCGATTTCGAATGAAAGGCTCTTGCCTGCTTCGAGTTCAGTAGCTGCAAGAGCGTTGCCTGTAGGAGCAAGATTGTCAAAGCCTGGTGGCTTGTAGCCTTGAGAGACATTAGCATAGAACGTGTGTTCTGAGGAAAGTTCGTATTCGAGCCCCAGTCCGAAGAGGCTGACGATATCAAGATCATCAATGTTGATGAGTGGAGCTGTGGTTTTGTCAAAATTGACCTCTTCATGGATTCGGTTGTTGATCAGCTCGAGACGCGCTGCGGGAATGATGGCGAGCCGGCCGATTTGAAAACGATTTTCGGCAAATAATGCGCCGTAATAGGTCTCCCGATCAAAACGGTATCGAGTCTGGCCTTGAAACGTTCCCAGCCTTCCAAGAGCTGATCGTTTTTGAAGACGAGGGCTGTTAGTATAAACAGCGGTGAATCCAGCCGCTAAAAGATGATTTTCTTCCCAAGCATCCCAATTCAACGCGAGTCGGGTGTCGAGACCTCCGGTGAAAAACTCTTGCAAATCGATGTTGGCATTGTTGAGGGAAACGCGCGCAGCATTGAAACGCTCTCGTGTGCTGTAGCGAGAGGTATAGCCCCCCCAAGCCTTTGCAAAAAGCTTTGCGCGGTCGGATAACGTCTGTTCCAGTTGTATTGCGCCAACGAAGCGATTCCACTTAAGCCGATCAAAGCGAGTGCGGGTGAGTTTTCGGTTGGCGTTGTATTCAGCGAGGGTGAGACGGCCTGGCTCACCGACTTCAGCCTCGTAAATGTCGAGACCGAAAGTCAACAAACTGTCCTCGTATGGCCTCCACTGAAGTTTTGCGGTGCCACCATGAATTTCATAGTCACCGTTTGAACGTGAGCCATCTGATTTTTCATAAAGGAAACTTCCAAATCCGGCGGACTTCTCACCGCTGAAAGTTACTTTATTGAAGCTAGAAATCTGATCATAGGAGCCGAAAATGAATTCAGTGATATATCCCCGGTCAGACTTTGTAAGAGGAGATCGAGAGACAATCTGCTTGGGATCGCTTCCATGGTCGGCCGCGGCAGATTTTAAGGATGGCGTGTCTAAAATGTAATTCACTGTAGGACCAGGCTGCGGACCGTAAAGCAACGATGAGCCGCCGCGAATGAACTCCACTCCTTTGATAAGCTGGGATGGTGTAGTGTAATACATCGTGGCATAGCCGTGGAGACTGTGCTGAATTGGGATGCCGTCTTGAAAGAGTAGCATATCTTGCGCTTCGTGTGGGTCTCCGATGCCTCTGTAGGTGAGGTTGACGATGCCTCGATTCATGACTTCTGAGACGACTAAGCCTGGAGTCTGGGAAAAGACTTGTCGCTGTTGGCTCGCCGCAATGCGCGGAAGTTTATCAATGCGACTAAGTGTGGTTTTTTTACCCTGATATATCTTGCCGTTCTCATCTGCTGGGAGAGGTAAGGATAGAGCGTTCGTTTCTCGTTTCCCGACAACTGTGATAGCCGGCAAAGGTTGAACATTTGAGCCGTGGGATTGGGCGTGAACGAGGTT
The window above is part of the Candidatus Methylacidiphilales bacterium genome. Proteins encoded here:
- a CDS encoding heme-binding protein, with product MNHPFLVLQKSSVSLLLCLFAALLSSLQAVEEQPYTLIKKYGPLEIRNYPSANLAQIQVQGESYRSILNQGFRSLASYIFGKNQAQQKIAMTAPVIYTPAPDSASSPAHAGTMAFVMPQHLSFEALPKPDSSSIILSRTRPVTVAHLSFGGFLQFAGYRTFAKKEKELMKLLEDHRLTPRGPIQHHYYTDPFNPFPRYAISTEILPP
- a CDS encoding MFS transporter, producing MAYRSCLWRLLFAQTQVAFNDNAAKMLLMALAAAVLPNEEQKQLATTLMAALLVVPTILLSPFAGWLADRYSKSHVLNWSLIGQIIAMGWLLAAVWTHHLDWAIAGFGLLAVQVAIFSPAKMGILKEIVGSERLIRAVGWMEMLTITAILLGGFAGGWLFDVLTHHANKQAWVGALWGMLILSAGALLAWWVFIQVRFTEARAPQEKFRASLFWEHFEQLRRLWSRRDFRLAALGVAYFFALGNLLFLILWQECREYHSENVTGAGTMIGVLLCCLGSGLVIGCLWAGYICRKMLELGLVAVGAVGVVGGLVAVSLATIDSLSIHLALIAVGLFGAFIIVPLNTYLQDRAGEEERGRIMAASNLLTSLIGVATIALQYFMAITLKWDGTTQVMALVPISVGVAYYVVGLLPEGVLRLIAIMLGKIFYRIEVFGLERIPSNGALLICNHVSYVDAIILGLAIRKRIRFIAFEWFHKQPILGLLLRIFGVLSISPQHSKEAIRTATDALRRGELVAIFPEGQLTRIGLLLRLERGFELIARRSGKPVIPVTIDSLWGSIFSFKGGRYFWKWPHRLPYHVRVHIGEPLAAQQATAEEARWAMMDGDQAAFSKRPELNGHLAWRCFKGLIKHSLLEIIIDRTNPEQVRRLKAGTFLALAIALSKRWKKLLKGENRVGVVLPPGIGGHATNLALQFLNIVPVNLNYTMGKTAATSCIRRSGIRTIITAEALKKRFPEFPWNDENLYRCLDISEEIKACGKKQVLKWLVLAHLFRSTLGYLLGIPRHGGQKEAGLLFTSGSVGEPKGVPLTHRNIIANIEQIAHVNVIQKTDKVLACLPIFHSFGFTVTLWYPLACGVPIVTLPSPLDTKAIAEAVKEEKITLLISTPTFLRGHLKRTPHESFKSLRAVITGAEKLPSDLARAFENKFNIKIYEGYGLTETSPVVSVNLPDPPKNIDADQPQEGSRKGSVGRLLPGITARIVDSDTGKFLGFDQTGILWLKGANVFNGYFQDPERTETVFHDGWFITGDIARLDKDGFLFIEGRISRFSKIAGEMVPHGTIEDALHRLYPAVNEDSAVEFAIVSLPDEEKGEALILVTTRELNWDEMRHRLHTEAGLPNLWIPRRVKLVDKIPVLASGKLDLAGLKKLVMEN
- a CDS encoding TonB-dependent receptor, whose translation is MNKTLIYLSLTLAVFSNLVHAQSHGSNVQPLPAITVVGKRETNALSLPLPADENGKIYQGKKTTLSRIDKLPRIAASQQRQVFSQTPGLVVSEVMNRGIVNLTYRGIGDPHEAQDMLLFQDGIPIQHSLHGYATMYYTTPSQLIKGVEFIRGGSSLLYGPQPGPTVNYILDTPSLKSAAADHGSDPKQIVSRSPLTKSDRGYITEFIFGSYDQISSFNKVTFSGEKSAGFGSFLYEKSDGSRSNGDYEIHGGTAKLQWRPYEDSLLTFGLDIYEAEVGEPGRLTLAEYNANRKLTRTRFDRLKWNRFVGAIQLEQTLSDRAKLFAKAWGGYTSRYSTRERFNAARVSLNNANIDLQEFFTGGLDTRLALNWDAWEENHLLAAGFTAVYTNSPRLQKRSALGRLGTFQGQTRYRFDRETYYGALFAENRFQIGRLAIIPAARLELINNRIHEEVNFDKTTAPLINIDDLDIVSLFGLGLEYELSSEHTFYANVSQGYKPPGFDNLAPTGNALAATELEAGKSLSFEIGARGTPWSWLRYDASLFWINYENQFGSFTVAPGISQFRNSGDAYYRGWEGALELDLSALVDQLSKKGDFSDRLGSLILSANGQLLDAKFHSGPLDGKRPDYAPDYLVKIGPIYNYKDKLKLSFTGQIIGGQFWQDSNLPANGVSTIPAFAVFDFTGEMKIYRDTATLIFGVNNVFDRKYYSRVRSDGIEPADGRTYYAGLRLTF